A genome region from Thalassotalea euphylliae includes the following:
- a CDS encoding enoyl-CoA hydratase/isomerase family protein produces the protein MSLTTLETNGSVAILTMNNGENRHNPEFAAEMKAQLSAVLANENHKALIISSSDEKSWSLGIDTDWLMPAMQQKQYAQIQTFMYDMDEVFKTLLLFPIPVIAAINGHAFGNGAILSCACDFRFMRSDRGFFCFPEVDLSIPFLPGMIAFVKKAMPYYRFNEMKLTGRRVGAPELASDHVIEQACDDNEDLQAKVLAFAQGFDKKRAIFGEHKKRLHKEIIAVIDEENKPLIDNLQLMV, from the coding sequence ATGAGTTTAACAACACTAGAAACCAATGGTAGCGTTGCGATTCTTACCATGAATAACGGTGAGAATCGCCATAACCCAGAGTTCGCAGCAGAAATGAAGGCACAACTAAGTGCTGTGCTAGCAAATGAAAACCACAAAGCACTGATCATTAGCTCAAGCGATGAAAAGAGCTGGAGTTTAGGCATTGATACTGACTGGCTAATGCCAGCAATGCAGCAAAAGCAATATGCGCAAATCCAAACGTTTATGTACGATATGGATGAAGTATTTAAAACACTCTTGCTGTTTCCAATCCCTGTTATCGCCGCCATCAATGGTCATGCATTTGGCAATGGCGCAATTTTATCATGTGCTTGTGACTTTAGATTTATGCGTTCCGATCGTGGATTTTTCTGCTTTCCAGAAGTTGATCTATCAATACCGTTTTTACCCGGCATGATCGCATTTGTGAAAAAAGCCATGCCTTACTATCGCTTTAATGAGATGAAACTGACTGGTCGCCGCGTCGGTGCACCAGAATTGGCTAGCGACCATGTGATTGAGCAAGCCTGTGATGACAATGAAGATCTACAAGCTAAAGTACTAGCGTTCGCGCAAGGATTTGATAAAAAACGCGCAATATTTGGCGAGCATAAAAAGCGTTTGCACAAAGAGATTATTGCGGTCATTGACGAAGAAAATAAACCATTGATTGATAACCTACAGTTGATGGTTTAG
- a CDS encoding fumarylacetoacetate hydrolase family protein, whose translation MPCHIARYKNTTSGKFGWAVWDNGLYDIDVDSPDTQSFLRDGRELAFKMQSNLTEYQDKLLDETEIEILSPITKPCRILCQGSNYPAARVETGMNPHAKDYNTLFHKSDASITGPASDIIKPSHVKLLDYEVELAVVIGADIKESVTVTRDNIHQYVAGVVMVHDVTARDIQIPQVQFYKGKSYRTFCPTGPYLCLLSDDETKYLEQLNLTLTVNGELKQQDHSSNMIYKPHETLTELSQIEDLAPGDMIFTGSPGGCALSVPPKAIVKLLGLLPEAVKWKAFVGKQAKNPEYLKAGDYIEARIVSDDGKIDLGTQRNTIVNQ comes from the coding sequence ATGCCCTGTCATATTGCTAGATACAAAAATACAACATCAGGAAAATTCGGTTGGGCCGTTTGGGACAATGGCCTATACGATATTGATGTAGACAGTCCTGATACCCAATCTTTTTTGCGTGATGGTCGAGAGCTTGCCTTTAAAATGCAAAGTAATTTAACCGAATACCAAGATAAATTGCTCGATGAAACAGAAATAGAAATTCTGTCGCCAATTACAAAACCGTGTCGCATTTTATGCCAAGGCTCAAATTATCCCGCTGCTCGTGTTGAAACTGGGATGAACCCCCACGCTAAAGACTACAACACACTATTTCACAAATCAGATGCCAGCATTACCGGCCCAGCGTCAGATATTATCAAGCCAAGCCACGTCAAATTGCTTGATTACGAAGTAGAGTTAGCTGTTGTTATAGGTGCTGATATCAAAGAGTCAGTAACGGTGACGCGCGACAATATTCACCAGTATGTTGCCGGTGTGGTCATGGTGCACGACGTTACTGCACGTGATATTCAAATTCCACAAGTACAGTTTTATAAAGGCAAGAGCTATCGAACGTTTTGTCCAACTGGACCTTATTTATGTCTGCTTAGCGATGATGAAACGAAATACCTTGAGCAACTGAATTTGACGTTAACGGTCAATGGCGAGCTTAAACAGCAAGATCATAGCAGTAATATGATTTACAAGCCTCATGAAACCCTAACTGAGCTCTCTCAAATAGAAGACTTAGCACCTGGGGATATGATTTTTACCGGCTCACCTGGCGGATGTGCGCTCTCTGTGCCACCTAAAGCGATTGTTAAACTGCTTGGCTTATTGCCTGAAGCCGTTAAATGGAAAGCCTTTGTTGGCAAACAAGCTAAAAACCCTGAGTACCTTAAAGCGGGCGATTATATTGAAGCACGTATTGTCAGTGACGATGGCAAAATTGATTTAGGTACTCAACGCAATACCATAGTTAATCAGTAA